The Corythoichthys intestinalis isolate RoL2023-P3 chromosome 1, ASM3026506v1, whole genome shotgun sequence genome has a segment encoding these proteins:
- the ankrd11 gene encoding ankyrin repeat domain-containing protein 11 isoform X2 — MPKGGGSKTPQLDHFPHNTDMVEKQGGKKEKVLSNKTPKLDRSDGVKEMKEKTSKRKLPFTTGANGDQKDSDSEKPGPERKRIKKEPTNTRKAGLPFGMGMPGIRAGYPLSERQQVALLMQMTAEESINSPDTTPKHQSQSSLGQKGTPNSASKTKDKVNKRNERGETRLHRAAIRGEVRRIKELINEGADVNVKDFAGWTALHEACNRGYYDVAKQLLAAGAEVNTKGLDDDTPLHDASNNGHFKVVKLLLRYGGDPRQSNRRGETPLNVANSPTMLNLLLGKGTYTSSEESSSESSEEEDAPSCAPSSSVDGNNTDSEFEKGLKLKGKTLDQPKSAVTPVKDEYEFDEDDEEERIPPVDDKHLLKKDFRKDTVSKANSFISIPKMEVKTYSKSNSLTPKKAVRRIISDSNSSDEDDRTLCFTPAPTPRQLALQTNAKTRDSGNQSSKQLKDKNKVKKKRKKESKNNLGKEVRFGKINDKLCTSDSDCGDMESEDDKGSNCIKDSSLIVKESTVFNTSSSSHVNLNCQKQAPSLAEQHPKQWRTDGWKTVSSPTWSEVSSLSDSVRTRLSSESDYSSGESSVESVKQVKRKGQENKKKNNNLHNNTMDKKNSDIYKNANTDSTASKTDIDGKVLKKHKVKHKHKSKEKDKAPSLVLNQDMNEKFVKSYSFDFDDSRQKSVIVESEQQTEGKIKLSKHEKDHSKKEERLSKSKSEDNWSSGKDLHRTADKEKNKKTKDSAKDKTNKEEREKPVKSVKEKPKEEKQKNHKEEKKKKSKEKSRPDKKSEQKEEKHLKVDKEKNTKEEKCKKDKILKEESEYESYDVNNRFLNMDDTKLSASDDHHDRWGSEMSSDSSLYGDDSWDAPVKEYKEYKANNSVKLIVETVKEETRRKDKIKDKKSDHSEKRPEKDVQSKKKDKDFSEKTGEKKKDWSEKQKLNSSHSVEKDKKRKEISEISKDKKDKDSLDNSRDRKDSYDFIKERKETKTKQEMIREEYVNDTFFKEIDVVSKSGDIRERNQSGKEKDKKFEGIEKREKSKTEKHKEKIKDRGADQEKEKGDKISAEKIAKEKELDRTTKDKKENAKDKHKDSHGKDRKMSSEQTKDKKEKAFQDKHTDREKDFLEVKKEEKKPEKREKTWYKIADIFTDESDDEDSYNGSISHVSDSIRKDLSPEQDDLDHFTLDKVRKMSSETKHNAEKAKDKEHKEKKKEKAIFDTGKERKGSLEKHNKDKKESVEVKHKERKDRMSMDSNQEKKNKQKLLEKRDNSEDKTKSKYKDKMDNPKERKLSKGSGENEKSLLEKLEEEAMNDYKDDSNDKNSDISLDSFTDRGQEPVLTSYYDSLSLADITDDRRDCLSISTPQDKFREKERHRHSSSSSSKKSHDKDKERVKKDKGEKRDKTEEIRDMYSRRESLPFEKEPMPLEADPYTFPYGSKGEGEDDFDKTLEFEKEMSKKDKATAVISDRMKDKKKKEKHKDKIKDERNRHIDGLKSGLKDSPQITILKERSREESPKFDIKKERNRDILEKDTRLDHTKPKIKDENEKLNQSKDTGRKDNRPREKLLVDGDYQMTSFGQMLSLKDQEIEERHKRHKERMKQMEKLRPKSGDTKLKEKAKSTEEVRKNRGELSSKKSNSLESGLKEKKSKEISQPAQILSPSRKFQQPTDNSHNSKDWLPGHQMKENLPASPRSEHNRPTGVPTPTSVISCPSYEEVMQTPRTPSCSAEDYPDIMLDGLDCQNSSAMTMSMNACSPSFFERYSQGFQEGTCPTPAKNLQLPLISRSASSDVRRPLEEEFKIEADKFLRHHSDPSAEFDPTAASHSIEDKLATVDRLERLPSPYFSPIRLMSPRQEPIQPTPDLATPMLNCTESNDHLSDSVYNSYLPKPSTPVHRPDPQEPCFEIAAPPTPAPAALPPLDIDDISEHHHSEPNLVLSDLPSVMEERDEEDEEDDEGEDLDFDVRTSDDQCAEGETQQTQESSSFPAQVEDPMRKSWHVESPDQQDPVDHHFSPPQSEPNHGENCYDHSMSWSNDVDLKSPHRTYGEIEAAVSKITSPYSHSDGDLQHLSGHPSVTPPYATWNRWHKEEDPEDFDEQKEAVADIPSPERPDNALDVENGYLNTSSSSTRLESFFQDCNKSNLEVTHEMDTETACDEPGASQTTHTFCPTADGHLTPAIAPEPVVPWADPFSTDADELDDLGPFSLPDLPLPEKSEEAEHRDSDFCDLNKTVQSHIRHTIMDVDDPDLMQVDHSSLMDTRCTSEDQRLGEPTGQDLVVPSSHDNFQQELDPEPQSVPVNSPLTFPQQSIMLETKMQYGALDESDPDILFSSVKSESSHLHHIQIHPMAESLQLPNDSVSVDKSEERKEEISDPSTESLSQDPVPLLPVPFTPPSSQEHSDAQETTQKPIPAPQSTVLTDISKKVDEIPQRMTRNRAKNNASALVPSPSMISTSSLSVTISPVVTINAIPTRTPTPTSVLAFSSLKKDKDSLLSISTPASNSTLTLSVPSSLTTSPTVVLSKTSKGRPLPVEDDDSQTQHPRKRKFPRSTGQQLQVQLVNTAMQQTREMIQQTLAVVVNAIKLDDIEPYHSDRSNPYFDYLQIRKKIEEKRKILCYITPQAPQCYAEYVTYTGSYLLDGKPLSKLHIPVIAPPPSLSEPLKDLFRQQEAVRGKLRLQHSIEREKLIVSCEQEVLRVHCRAARTIANQAVPFSACTMLLDSEVYNMPSESQGDENKSVRDRFNARQFISWIQDVDDKYDRMKTCLLMRQQHEAAALNAVQRMEWQLKVQELDPAGHKSLCVNEVPSFYVPMVDVNDDFVLLPA; from the exons AGAAACCAGGTCCAGAGAGGAAGCGCATTAAAAAAGAGCCCACAAACACCCGGAAGGCAGGCTTGCCGTTTGGAATGGGGATGCCCGGCATCCGGGCAGGGTACCCCCTCTCTGAGCGGCAGCAGGTGGCCCTGCTCATGCAAATGACTGCTGAGGAGTCCATCAACAGTCCAG ATACAACACCAAAGCACCAGTCACAGTCCAGTCTAGGTCAGAAGGGAACGCCAAACTCTGCATCTAAAACCAAAGATAAAGTGAATAAAAGAAATGAGAGAGGAGAGACTCGGCTGCACAGAGCAGCAATCCGTGGTGAGGTACGCCGCATTAAGGAACTCATCAACGAGGGAGCAGATGTGAATGTTAAAGACTTTGCTG GCTGGACCGCACTGCATGAGGCTTGTAACAGGGGATATTATGATGTGGCCAAGCAGCTGCTGGCAGCCGGAGCAGAGGTCAACACCAAGGGTCTAGATGATGACACCCCTCTCCACGATGCATCCAATAATGGACATTTTAAG GTGGTTAAGCTACTTTTACGGTATGGGGGGGACCCACGTCAGAGCAACCGAAGAGGTGAAACGCCTTTGAATGTGGCCAACTCTCCAACCATGCTGAATTTGTTGCTGGGGAAAGGCACATACACCTCAAGTGAAGAGAGTTCGTCAG AATCTTCAGAAGAGGAGGACGCACCCTCATGCGCCCCATCTAGCtctgttgatggcaataatacAGACTCGGAGTTTGAGAAAGGCTTGAAGTTAAAAGGGAAAACACTAGACCAGCCGAAATCAGCTGTCACTCCCGTCAAAGATGAATATGAATTTGATGAAGATGATGAGGAGGAGCGAATCCCTCCTGTGGACGACAAGCACCTCTTGAAGAAAGACTTTCGTAAAGACACAGTCAGCAAGGCCAACAGCTTCATCTCAATACCCAAGATGGAGGTCAAAACCTATTCCAAAAGCAACTCACTCACACCAAAGAAAGCCGTCAGGCGTATCATCTCGGACAGTAACAGTTCAGATGAGGATGATAGGACGCTGTGTTTCACACCAGCACCCACGCCACGACAGCTAGCCCTTCAAACAAATGCCAAGACAAGAGACTCTGGAAATCAGAGTTCCAAACAACTAAAAgataaaaataaagtcaaaaagAAGAGAAAGAAGGAGAGCAAAAACAATCTTGGCAAGGAAGTCAGGTTTGGTAAAATCAATGACAAACTATGTACGTCTGATTCAGATTGTGGTGATATGGAAAGTGAAGATGATAAAGGATCAAACTGCATAAAGGATTCTTCATTGATTGTAAAAGAATCCACTGTCTTCAATACATCGTCCTCCTCGCATGTAAACTTAAACTGTCAGAAACAAGCACCATCATTAGCGGAACAACACCCAAAACAGTGGAGGACTGATGGCTGGAAGACTGTGTCATCCCCAACATGGTCTGAAGTAAGTTCTCTGTCTGATTCTGTGAGAACAAGACTGTCCAGTGAGTCTGACTATTCCTCTGGCGAGTCTAGTGTTGAGTCAGTCAAACAAGTTAAGAGAAAAGGACAAGAAAACAAGAAGAAGAATAACAATTTACACAATAACACAATGGATAAGAAAAATTCTGACATCTACAAAAATGCCAATACAGACAGTACAGCCTCCAAAACTGACATTGACGGTAAAGTGCTCAAGAAGCATAAGGTGAAGCACAAGCACAAAAGTAAAGAAAAGGATAAAGCTCCTAGTCTTGTGCTTAATCAAGACATGAATGAAAAATTTGTGAAAAGCTATTCATTTGATTTTGATGACTCAAGGCAAAAGTCCGTAATTGTCGAGTCAGAACAGCAAACTGAAGGCAAAATCAAATTATCAAAACACGAAAAAGACCATTCAAAAAAGGAAGAAAGGCTCTCAAAAAGCAAGTCTGAAGACAACTGGTCATCAGGCAAAGACCTGCATAGAACAGCAgacaaggaaaaaaataagaaaacaaaggaCTCCGCCAAAGACAAAACTAATAAGGAAGAGCGAGAAAAGCCAGTGAAATCCGTTAAGGAAAAACCCAAGGAAGAGAAACAAAAAAACCATAAagaagagaaaaagaaaaaatccaaGGAGAAGTCGAGACCAGATAAGAAGAGTGAGCAAAAAGAGGAAAAGCATCTAAAAGTTgataaggaaaaaaataccaaGGAGGAGAAATGTAAAAAGGACAAAATTCTGAAGGAGGAGTCAGAGTATGAAAGCTATGATGTCAACAACCGTTTCCTCAACATGGATGACACAAAGCTCAGTGCCTCAGATGACCATCATGACAGATGGGGTTCAGAGATGTCCTCAGACTCTTCCCTCTATGGAGACGATAGCTGGGATGCGCCAGTTAAAGAATACAAGGAATACAAAGCCAATAATTCTGTTAAACTTATCGTTGAAACAGTCAAGGAAGAAACGAGGAGGAAAGACAAAATAAAAGACAAGAAATCAGATCATAGTGAGAAAAGACCGGAAAAAGATGTCCAGTCAAAAAAGAAAGATAAAGATTTTTCAGAAAAGACaggtgaaaagaaaaaagactggtcagaaaaacaaaaactaaactCAAGTCACTCTGTTGAAAAAGATAAAAAACGGAAAGAAATCTCGGAAATAAGTAAAGACAAAAAAGACAAAGATTCACTGGACAACAGCCGAGATCGCAAAGACTCGTATGACTTCATTAAGGagagaaaagaaacaaaaactaaACAAGAGATGATTAGAGAAGAGTATGTCAATGACACTTTCTTCAAAGAAATTGATGTTGTTAGTAAATCAGGTGACATCCGCGAAAGAAACCAGTCTGGTAAAGAGAAAgacaaaaagtttgaaggaatagAAAAGCGAGAGAAATCAAAAACAGAGAAGCATAAAGAGAAAATTAAAGATCGAGGTGCTGATCAGGAGAAGGAGAAGGGTGATAAAATCTCAGCAGAAAAAATTGCCAAGGAAAAGGAACTTGATCGGACAACCAAAGACAAGAAAGAGAATGCAAAAGACAAACACAAGGACTCTCATGGCAAAGATCGAAAGATGTCATCCGAACAAACgaaagacaaaaaagaaaaggccTTCCAAGACAAACACACTGACAGAGAGAAGGATTTCTTGGAggtgaagaaagaggaaaaaaagccagagaaaagagaaaaaacatgGTACAAgatagctgacatttttactgatGAAAGTGATGATGAAGACAGTTACAATGGGTCTATTTCTCATGTTTCCGATTCTATCAGAAAGGACTTATCTCCTGAACAGGATGATCTGGATCACTTCACATTGGACAAAGTAAGGAAAATGTCATCTGAGACTAAACACAATGCCGAAAAGGCTAAAGACAAAGAACATAAAGAGAAGAAGAAGGAAAAGGCCATATTTGACACAGGTAAAGAGCGCAAGGGCTCCCTTGAGAAACACAACAAGGACAAGAAAGAATCTGTTGAAGTAAAACATAAGGAAAGAAAAGACAGAATGTCAATGGATTCAAaccaagagaagaaaaataaacaaaagctCTTGGAGAAAAGGGATAACAGTGAGGATAAAACAAAAAGCAAATacaaagacaagatggataaccCCAAAGAAAGAAAACTGTCTAAGGGCAGTGGTGAAAATGAAAAGTCCCTTCTGGAAAAATTGGAAGAAGAAGCTATGAACGACTACAAGGATGACTCCAACGACAAGAACAGTGATATTTCTCTGGACAGTTTCACTGACAGAGGTCAAGAACCCGTCCTTACAAGTTATTACGACTCTCTCAGCCTTGCAGATATAACTGATGACAGGAGGGACTGTCTTTCTATATCGACACCCCAGGATAAATTCAGAGAGAAAGAAAGACATCGacattcttcctcctcctcttccaagAAAAGCCACGACAAAGACAAGGAAAGGGTCAAGAAGGATAAAGGAGAGAAACGTGATAAAACTGAAGAAATCAGAGACATGTACAGTCGCAGGGAAAGTTTACCGTTTGAGAAAGAGCCGATGCCTCTCGAGGCAGACCCTTATACCTTCCCTTATGGCAGTAAAGGGGAAGGTGAAGACGATTTTGATAAGACCTTAGAATTTGAAAAGGAAATGTCCAAAAAGGATAAAGCAACAGCCGTCATCAGTGACAGAATGaaggacaaaaagaaaaaagaaaaacataaagATAAAATAAAGGATGAGAGAAACAGGCATATTGATGGCTTGAAGTCAGGATTGAAAGATAGCCCTCAGATCACCATTTTAAAAGAAAGATCAAGAGAAGAAAGTCCTAAATTTGACATTAAGAAAGAAAGGAATCGGGATATATTGGAAAAAGACACCAGGTTAGATCACACTAAGCCCAAAATTAAAGATGAAAATGAAAAGCTCAATCAGTCCAAAGACACAGGACGGAAAGATAACCGTCCACGAGAAAAACTACTGGTGGATGGTGATTATCAAATGACTAGTTTTGGCCAGATGTTGAGTTTGAAGGACCAAGAAATTGAAGAGCGTCATAAAAGACATAAAGAAAGAATGAAACAAATGGAGAAACTGAGACCTAAGTCAGGCGACACCAAACTTAAGGAAAAAGCCAAGTCCACTGAAGAAGTGAGGAAGAACCGTGGTGAGCTATCCTCTAAGAAATCAAACAGCCTAGAATCTGGGCTCAAAGAGAAAAAGTCAAAGGAAATTAGTCAACCAGCTCAAATTCTGTCCCCAAGCAGAAAGTTTCAACAACCTACAGACAACAGTCACAACTCAAAAGACTGGCTGCCTGGCCATCAAATGAAAGAGAACCTCCCAGCTTCTCCCAGATCAGAACATAACAGGCCCACTGGTGTACCCACACCAACATCTGTCATATCCTGTCCCAGTTATGAGGAAGTAATGCAGACTCCACGGACACCATCTTGTAGTGCGGAAGATTACCCCGATATTATGCTTGATGGGCTGGATTGTCAGAACTCATCAGCAATGACCATGTCCATGAATGCGTGTTCACCATCCTTCTTTGAAAG GTACTCCCAAGGTTTTCAGGAAGGCACGTGTCCAACCCCGGCAAAGAATCTACAGTTGCCACTTATCAGCCGTTCTGCTTCCTCTGACGTTCGCAGGCCTCTAGAAGAAGAGTTTAAAATTGAGGCTGACAAGTTCTTGAGACACCATAGTGATCCATCAGCCGAATTTGATCCTACGGCCGCTTCACACTCTATTGAAGACAAATTGGCCACTGTGGATAGACTAGAGCGCTTGCCCTCGCCCTATTTCTCTCCGATTAGGTTGATGTCTCCTCGGCAGGAGCCGATCCAGCCAACCCCGGATCTGGCAACACCAATGCTCAATTGCACAGAGAGTAATGATCATCTTTCtgatagtgtttacaatagttaCTTGCCGAAGCCATCCACACCAGTTCACAGGCCAGATCCACAGGAGCCCTGCTTTGAAATTGCTGCACCACCAACGCCAGCTCCTGCAGCATTGCCTCCACTGGACATTGATGACATATCTGAACATCACCACAGTGAGCCTAACCTGGTCCTCTCAGATCTTCCTTCAGTCATGGAGGAGAGGGATGAAGAAGATGAAGAGGATGATGAAGGTGAAGACCTTGATTTTGATGTAAGAACAAGTGATGATCAATGTGCTGAGGGTGAGACACAGCAAACACAGGAATCATCTTCTTTCCCCGCTCAAGTTGAGGACCCTATGAGAAAGAGCTGGCATGTTGAGTCACCAGATCAACAAGATCCAGTGGACCATCATTTCTCTCCACCGCAGTCTGAACCCAACCATGGAGAAAACTGCTATGATCACAGCATGAGTTGGAGCAATGACGTAGACCTTAAATCTCCCCATCGAACATATGGGGAGATAGAAGCTGCAGTGTCCAAAATAACCAGTCCTTACTCTCATTCAGACGGCGATCTGCAGCACTTGTCTGGACACCCATCTGTAACTCCTCCGTATGCTACCTGGAATAGGTGGCACAAGGAAGAAGACCCTGAGGATTTTGATGAGCAGAAGGAGGCTGTGGCTGACATTCCTTCACCAGAGAGACCTGACAATGCTCTGGATGTGGAAAACGGTTATTTAAATACTTCCTCATCCTCCACAAGACTTGAGTCTTTTTTCCAAGACTGCAACAAATCTAATCTTGAGGTTACGCACGAGATGGACACAGAGACCGCATGTGACGAGCCAGGTGCTAGCCAGACCACTCATACCTTCTGCCCTACTGCTGACGGACACCTGACTCCAGCTATTGCGCCTGAGCCAGTTGTGCCCTGGGCAGATCCATTTTCTACTGATGCAGATGAGCTAGATGACCTTGGACCATTTTCCTTGCCTGACCTCCCTCTCCCGGAAAAGTCCGAAGAAGCTGAGCATCGAGACTCAGATTTTTGTGACCTCAACAAGACCGTACAATCTCATATTAGACATACAATTATGGATGTTGATGATCCGGATTTAATGCAAGTCGACCATTCAAGTCTCATGGACACTAGGTGCACTAGTGAAGATCAAAGGCTGGGTGAACCCACTGGGCAAGACTTAGTTGTACCATCATCTCATGACAACTTTCAGCAAGAGTTGGACCCTGAACCCCAGAGTGTTCCAGTCAATAGCCCCCTGACTTTTCCGCAACAGAGCATCATGTTGGAGACTAAAATGCAGTATGGGGCCTTGGATGAGTCTGATCCCGATATCTTGTTTTCATCTGTGAAATCTGAGAGCAGCCACCTACATCACATCCAGATTCACCCCATGGCTGAGTCCTTGCAGTTACCAAATGACAGTGTGTCAGTTGACAAGTCAGAGGAGAGAAAGGAGGAAATATCAGATCCCTCAACAGAATCTTTATCGCAAGATCCTGTTCCACTTCTCCCAGTGCCATTTACTCCTCCCAGTTCACAGGAGCATTCAGATGCTCAAGAGACAACACAAAAGCCAATACCAGCACCCCAAAGCACAGTGTTGACAGATATTTCCAAAAAGGTAGATGAAATCCCTCAGAGAATGACACGCAACCGGGCCAAAAACAATGCTTCTGCCCTAGTTCCTTCCCCAAGCATGATTTCAACATCTTCCCTTTCTGTGACAATTAGTCCAGTAGTCACCATTAATGCTATTCCTACGAGAACACCAACTCCGACTTCAGTGCTGGCCTTCTCATCACTAAAGAAAGACAAAGACTCTCTTCTTAGCATCTCAACTCCTGCATCGAATTCAACTCTGACTCTTTCTGTACCTAGTTCTTTGACCACGTCACCTACAGTGGTACTGAGCAAAACAAGTAAAGGGCGTCCACTACCGGTAGAAGATGATGATTCTCAGACCCAGCACCCACGAAAAAGGAAGTTTCCGCGTTCGACCGGGCAACAGTTGCAAGTGCAGCTGGTAAACACGGCCATGCAACAGACCCGGGAAATGATCCAGCAAACGTTGGCTGTAGTTGTCAATGCCATAAAGTTGGATGACATTGAGCCTTACCACAGTGACCGTTCCAACCCCTATTTCGATTATCTgcagattagaaaaaagatagaGGAAAAGAGGAAAATATTGTGCTACATCACCCCACAGGCCCCACAGTGCTATGCTGAGTATGTGACGTATACTGGCTCATATCTGTTGGATGGGAAGCCCCTCAGCAAGCTTCATATCCCAGTG ATTGCCCCACCACCATCATTGTCCGAGCCTCTGAAAGATCTCTTCAGACAACAGGAGGCAGTGAGAGGGAAGCTCCGGTTACAGCACAGCATAGAACGA GAGAAGCTCATTGTTTCATGTGAGCAGGAAGTGTTGAGAGTCCACTGCCGAGCTGCGAGGACAATAGCCAATCAGGCTGTCCCATTTAGTGCCTGCACCATGCTTTTAGACTCTGAAGTATACAATATGCCATCAGAAAGCCAG GGTGATGAGAACAAATCGGTGAGAGATCGTTTCAACGCACGACAGTTCATCTCTTGGATTCAGGATGTCGACGATAAATATGACCGTATGAAG ACATGTCTGTTGATGAGGCAACAGCACGAAGCAGCGGCCCTCAATGCAGTGCAAAGGATGGAATGGCAGTTAAAGGTTCAGGAATTGGATCCTGCCGGGCACAAGTCCCTCTGTGTCAACGAAGTGCCGTCCTTCTACGTTCCCATGGTCGATGTCAACGATGACTTTGTCCTTCTGCCAGCGTGA